The Nerophis lumbriciformis linkage group LG05, RoL_Nlum_v2.1, whole genome shotgun sequence genome contains a region encoding:
- the mansc1 gene encoding MANSC domain-containing protein 1 isoform X1 has product MFLLVQKEDCLLCSSKTCQNFCGLSTTMTLTLHAPLVRTLGLFVVVVVVLRAEPDTCFSRQHQNAIVNVRLAFNATGTAMDTRVVHSEQDCVLACCSQQVKPGAKCNMAVFNGNKTGGEDNCFLFHCPTEQACPLMAQSGVRTYDIYKGMIHPATIRPVSMTTSTTTALPPPTTTSTTTTTTTTHSSTTPPIPKATATPTFPSAVPTTTLVVKATPTKRPSKMSKKQNKTTRKGKGHAVMVHSTTMPEEVLATTLTPPTTSTELPTTVSATSLAPPTTYLAHPTLRSTTMAATTPPSTTMAPPTSTLAPPTTTTLIMAPPMTRSTTTVAAPTTTSTTSPPITMALTTKAPPTPTPPLPGRTVAPPTTSSTMSAYAGRTSQNVVIVPHIDVQADPTLRNTANTRGKAPTAAQGALRIGVVAFLVLAIAVVSLALAVGGRKAMESFDRRHYTRLELNDLHYDV; this is encoded by the exons ATGTTCCTTTTGGTTCAGAAGGAGGACTGCTTGTTGTG CAGTTCCAAGACCTGCCAGAACTTTTGTGGACTTTCTACCACCATGACTCTGACGCTGCATGCTCCCCTTGTGAGGACACTTGGCCTGTTCGTGGTTGTGGTTGTGGTTCTGCGGGCGGAACCAGACACGTGTTTCTCCAGACAGCACCAGAACGCCATTGTCAATGTCCGATTGGCCTTCAACGCGACTGGTACCGCCATGGATACTCGCGTGGTCCACTCGGAGCAGGACTGTGTTCTGGCCTGCTGCTCTCAACAGGTCAAGCCAG gTGCCAAGTGCAACATGGCCGTCTTCAACGGCAACAAGACCGGCGGTGAAGACAACTGCTTCCTGTTCCACTGTCCCACCGAGCAGGCCTGTCCTCTGATGGCTCAGTCAGGTGTTCGCACCTACGACATCTACAAAG GCATGATTCATCCAGCCACCATCAGgcctgtttccatgacaaccagcACCACCACTGCTCTACCGCCTCCTAccaccacctccaccaccacAACCACAACGACAACACACTCTTCCACCACGCCACCTATCCCTAAAGCCACTGCCACGCCCACTTTTCCATCTGCCGTGCCAACCACGACACTGGTAGTAAAGGCCACGCCCACAAAAAGACCAAGCAAGATGAGCAAGAAGCAAAATAAAACAACCAGAAAAGGAAAAGGTCATGCTGTGATGGTGCACTCCACAACGATGCCCGAGGAGGTGCTCGCTACTACTCTGACTCCTCCTACTACTTCTACTGAACTTCCTACCACTGTTTCTGCCACCAGTTTGGCTCCTCCTACTACTTATTTGGCTCATCCCACTTTACGTTCTACAACAATGGCTGCTACAACTCCACCTTCTACAACCATGGCTCCTCCCACCTCAACTCTTGCTCCTCCCACCACTACCACTTTGATCATGGCTCCTCCCATGACCAGGTCTACTACAACTGTGGCTGCTCCCACTACTACTTCAACCACAAGTCCTCCCATCACAATGGCTTTGACTACAAAGGCCCCTCCCACACCTACTCCTCCTCTTCCCGGCAGGACTGTGGCTCCGCCCACGACATCGAGCACGATGTCGGCGTATGCTGGCAGAACGAGTCAGAACGTGGTCATCGTACCCCACATTGACGTCCAAGCCGACCCCACCCTCCGGAACACGGCCAACACTCGGGGGAAAGCGCCAACAGCGGCACAAGGGGCGCTAAGAATCGGCGTGGTGGCGTTTTTGGTCCTAGCCATCGCCGTGGTATCTTTGGCGCTAGCGGTTGGTGGCCGTAAGGCGATGGAGTCGTTCGACAGACGCCATTACACCAGACTGGAGCTCAACGACTTGCACTACGACGTGTAA
- the mansc1 gene encoding MANSC domain-containing protein 1 isoform X3, with protein MTLTLHAPLVRTLGLFVVVVVVLRAEPDTCFSRQHQNAIVNVRLAFNATGTAMDTRVVHSEQDCVLACCSQQVKPGAKCNMAVFNGNKTGGEDNCFLFHCPTEQACPLMAQSGVRTYDIYKGMIHPATIRPVSMTTSTTTALPPPTTTSTTTTTTTTHSSTTPPIPKATATPTFPSAVPTTTLVVKATPTKRPSKMSKKQNKTTRKGKGHAVMVHSTTMPEEVLATTLTPPTTSTELPTTVSATSLAPPTTYLAHPTLRSTTMAATTPPSTTMAPPTSTLAPPTTTTLIMAPPMTRSTTTVAAPTTTSTTSPPITMALTTKAPPTPTPPLPGRTVAPPTTSSTMSAYAGRTSQNVVIVPHIDVQADPTLRNTANTRGKAPTAAQGALRIGVVAFLVLAIAVVSLALAVGGRKAMESFDRRHYTRLELNDLHYDV; from the exons ATGACTCTGACGCTGCATGCTCCCCTTGTGAGGACACTTGGCCTGTTCGTGGTTGTGGTTGTGGTTCTGCGGGCGGAACCAGACACGTGTTTCTCCAGACAGCACCAGAACGCCATTGTCAATGTCCGATTGGCCTTCAACGCGACTGGTACCGCCATGGATACTCGCGTGGTCCACTCGGAGCAGGACTGTGTTCTGGCCTGCTGCTCTCAACAGGTCAAGCCAG gTGCCAAGTGCAACATGGCCGTCTTCAACGGCAACAAGACCGGCGGTGAAGACAACTGCTTCCTGTTCCACTGTCCCACCGAGCAGGCCTGTCCTCTGATGGCTCAGTCAGGTGTTCGCACCTACGACATCTACAAAG GCATGATTCATCCAGCCACCATCAGgcctgtttccatgacaaccagcACCACCACTGCTCTACCGCCTCCTAccaccacctccaccaccacAACCACAACGACAACACACTCTTCCACCACGCCACCTATCCCTAAAGCCACTGCCACGCCCACTTTTCCATCTGCCGTGCCAACCACGACACTGGTAGTAAAGGCCACGCCCACAAAAAGACCAAGCAAGATGAGCAAGAAGCAAAATAAAACAACCAGAAAAGGAAAAGGTCATGCTGTGATGGTGCACTCCACAACGATGCCCGAGGAGGTGCTCGCTACTACTCTGACTCCTCCTACTACTTCTACTGAACTTCCTACCACTGTTTCTGCCACCAGTTTGGCTCCTCCTACTACTTATTTGGCTCATCCCACTTTACGTTCTACAACAATGGCTGCTACAACTCCACCTTCTACAACCATGGCTCCTCCCACCTCAACTCTTGCTCCTCCCACCACTACCACTTTGATCATGGCTCCTCCCATGACCAGGTCTACTACAACTGTGGCTGCTCCCACTACTACTTCAACCACAAGTCCTCCCATCACAATGGCTTTGACTACAAAGGCCCCTCCCACACCTACTCCTCCTCTTCCCGGCAGGACTGTGGCTCCGCCCACGACATCGAGCACGATGTCGGCGTATGCTGGCAGAACGAGTCAGAACGTGGTCATCGTACCCCACATTGACGTCCAAGCCGACCCCACCCTCCGGAACACGGCCAACACTCGGGGGAAAGCGCCAACAGCGGCACAAGGGGCGCTAAGAATCGGCGTGGTGGCGTTTTTGGTCCTAGCCATCGCCGTGGTATCTTTGGCGCTAGCGGTTGGTGGCCGTAAGGCGATGGAGTCGTTCGACAGACGCCATTACACCAGACTGGAGCTCAACGACTTGCACTACGACGTGTAA
- the mansc1 gene encoding MANSC domain-containing protein 1 isoform X2 → MFLLVQKEDCLLCSKTCQNFCGLSTTMTLTLHAPLVRTLGLFVVVVVVLRAEPDTCFSRQHQNAIVNVRLAFNATGTAMDTRVVHSEQDCVLACCSQQVKPGAKCNMAVFNGNKTGGEDNCFLFHCPTEQACPLMAQSGVRTYDIYKGMIHPATIRPVSMTTSTTTALPPPTTTSTTTTTTTTHSSTTPPIPKATATPTFPSAVPTTTLVVKATPTKRPSKMSKKQNKTTRKGKGHAVMVHSTTMPEEVLATTLTPPTTSTELPTTVSATSLAPPTTYLAHPTLRSTTMAATTPPSTTMAPPTSTLAPPTTTTLIMAPPMTRSTTTVAAPTTTSTTSPPITMALTTKAPPTPTPPLPGRTVAPPTTSSTMSAYAGRTSQNVVIVPHIDVQADPTLRNTANTRGKAPTAAQGALRIGVVAFLVLAIAVVSLALAVGGRKAMESFDRRHYTRLELNDLHYDV, encoded by the exons ATGTTCCTTTTGGTTCAGAAGGAGGACTGCTTGTTGTG TTCCAAGACCTGCCAGAACTTTTGTGGACTTTCTACCACCATGACTCTGACGCTGCATGCTCCCCTTGTGAGGACACTTGGCCTGTTCGTGGTTGTGGTTGTGGTTCTGCGGGCGGAACCAGACACGTGTTTCTCCAGACAGCACCAGAACGCCATTGTCAATGTCCGATTGGCCTTCAACGCGACTGGTACCGCCATGGATACTCGCGTGGTCCACTCGGAGCAGGACTGTGTTCTGGCCTGCTGCTCTCAACAGGTCAAGCCAG gTGCCAAGTGCAACATGGCCGTCTTCAACGGCAACAAGACCGGCGGTGAAGACAACTGCTTCCTGTTCCACTGTCCCACCGAGCAGGCCTGTCCTCTGATGGCTCAGTCAGGTGTTCGCACCTACGACATCTACAAAG GCATGATTCATCCAGCCACCATCAGgcctgtttccatgacaaccagcACCACCACTGCTCTACCGCCTCCTAccaccacctccaccaccacAACCACAACGACAACACACTCTTCCACCACGCCACCTATCCCTAAAGCCACTGCCACGCCCACTTTTCCATCTGCCGTGCCAACCACGACACTGGTAGTAAAGGCCACGCCCACAAAAAGACCAAGCAAGATGAGCAAGAAGCAAAATAAAACAACCAGAAAAGGAAAAGGTCATGCTGTGATGGTGCACTCCACAACGATGCCCGAGGAGGTGCTCGCTACTACTCTGACTCCTCCTACTACTTCTACTGAACTTCCTACCACTGTTTCTGCCACCAGTTTGGCTCCTCCTACTACTTATTTGGCTCATCCCACTTTACGTTCTACAACAATGGCTGCTACAACTCCACCTTCTACAACCATGGCTCCTCCCACCTCAACTCTTGCTCCTCCCACCACTACCACTTTGATCATGGCTCCTCCCATGACCAGGTCTACTACAACTGTGGCTGCTCCCACTACTACTTCAACCACAAGTCCTCCCATCACAATGGCTTTGACTACAAAGGCCCCTCCCACACCTACTCCTCCTCTTCCCGGCAGGACTGTGGCTCCGCCCACGACATCGAGCACGATGTCGGCGTATGCTGGCAGAACGAGTCAGAACGTGGTCATCGTACCCCACATTGACGTCCAAGCCGACCCCACCCTCCGGAACACGGCCAACACTCGGGGGAAAGCGCCAACAGCGGCACAAGGGGCGCTAAGAATCGGCGTGGTGGCGTTTTTGGTCCTAGCCATCGCCGTGGTATCTTTGGCGCTAGCGGTTGGTGGCCGTAAGGCGATGGAGTCGTTCGACAGACGCCATTACACCAGACTGGAGCTCAACGACTTGCACTACGACGTGTAA